One genomic window of Streptomyces sp. NBC_01276 includes the following:
- a CDS encoding Ig-like domain-containing protein — MNHSPRLWTVLSCSLLVASLGAGATACGSGEKNPLSVRPYDAGEHVAFNQATGGRPADPDKPLEVTVKGTTARITDVTAVDTHGRRLAGELSAKGDRWHSTVPMAAGVRYTVTVSTEDERGAPGQRTLAFDTTPAKKVLKVEFGPDEGKYGVGQPITAELNEPVKDKAARAIIERALVVDTPDNVEGAWYWVDDKNLHYRPKDYWPANSTVSVQSNLEGVRISDELHGAASKPLKLEIGDRVEVTTDASSHYLTFKRNGEVINTIPVTTGKPGFSTRNGVKVVLGKQYFVQMRGDTVGIGGSEYYNLPVYYATRVTWSGEYVHAAPWSVGSQGYENVSHGCTGMSTGNAAWFYENITEGDIVRVINSIGDDMDTFGNGYGDWNMDWKDWREGSALLKGTQEGRSPMDQARLRPQV; from the coding sequence ATGAACCACTCACCGCGTCTTTGGACGGTACTCAGCTGCTCCCTGCTGGTCGCGTCCCTCGGGGCCGGCGCCACCGCATGCGGGTCCGGCGAGAAGAACCCGCTGTCTGTCCGCCCGTACGACGCGGGCGAGCACGTCGCCTTCAACCAGGCCACCGGCGGCCGCCCCGCCGACCCCGACAAGCCGCTCGAAGTCACCGTCAAGGGCACGACCGCGCGCATCACCGACGTGACGGCGGTGGACACCCACGGACGGCGCCTGGCGGGTGAACTCTCCGCCAAGGGCGACCGTTGGCACAGCACCGTCCCCATGGCCGCGGGCGTGCGCTACACGGTCACTGTGAGCACGGAGGACGAACGCGGCGCTCCAGGGCAGCGCACGCTGGCTTTCGACACCACCCCGGCCAAGAAGGTCCTCAAGGTCGAATTCGGCCCGGACGAGGGCAAGTACGGCGTCGGACAGCCCATCACGGCCGAACTCAACGAGCCGGTCAAGGACAAGGCCGCCCGCGCCATCATCGAACGGGCCCTGGTCGTCGACACGCCGGACAACGTCGAGGGCGCCTGGTACTGGGTGGACGACAAGAACCTGCACTACCGCCCGAAGGACTACTGGCCCGCCAACTCCACCGTCTCCGTGCAGAGCAACCTGGAGGGCGTCAGGATCTCCGACGAGCTCCACGGGGCCGCCTCCAAGCCGCTGAAGCTGGAGATCGGGGACCGGGTGGAGGTCACCACGGACGCCTCCTCGCACTACCTCACGTTCAAGCGCAACGGAGAAGTGATCAACACCATTCCGGTGACCACCGGAAAGCCCGGCTTCTCCACCCGCAACGGGGTCAAGGTGGTACTGGGCAAGCAGTACTTCGTCCAGATGCGCGGCGACACCGTCGGCATCGGCGGCAGCGAGTACTACAACCTGCCCGTCTACTACGCCACCCGGGTGACGTGGAGCGGCGAGTACGTCCACGCCGCGCCGTGGTCGGTCGGCTCCCAGGGCTACGAGAACGTCAGCCACGGGTGCACCGGCATGAGCACCGGCAACGCCGCCTGGTTCTACGAGAACATCACCGAGGGCGACATCGTCCGTGTGATCAACAGCATCGGCGACGACATGGACACCTTCGGGAACGGCTACGGCGACTGGAACATGGACTGGAAGGACTGGCGCGAGGGAAGCGCCCTCCTGAAGGGTACCCAGGAGGGCCGCAGCCCCATGGACCAAGCCCGCCTCAGGCCCCAGGTCTGA
- a CDS encoding c-type cytochrome, translating to MKKLSARRRHPLAAVVVLLFALAVTGGLYAAFAPAGKAQADETAQSLAIEEGQKLYAVGCASCHGTGGQGSTDGPSLVGVGSAAVDFQVSTGRMPAQQPGAQVPRKPAIYSQAQIDQLAAYVASLGAGPIAPTEKQYDPAGADIANGGVLFRNNCAQCHNFTGEGGALTLGKYAPNLDGVEPKHIYEAMLTGPQNMPSFPDNTMPEKQKKDIIAYLQNVNGEKSTSPGGLKLGGLGPVSEGLFGWIFGLGALIAVAVWVAAHTAKAKKS from the coding sequence GTGAAAAAGCTCTCCGCACGACGACGCCATCCGCTGGCGGCGGTCGTCGTTCTACTCTTCGCGCTGGCGGTCACGGGGGGGCTGTACGCCGCCTTCGCGCCCGCGGGCAAGGCGCAGGCCGATGAAACCGCCCAGTCCCTCGCCATCGAGGAGGGCCAGAAGCTCTACGCCGTGGGCTGCGCAAGCTGCCACGGAACCGGCGGTCAGGGTTCCACTGACGGCCCCAGCCTGGTCGGCGTCGGCTCCGCGGCCGTCGACTTCCAGGTGAGCACGGGCCGCATGCCCGCCCAGCAGCCCGGCGCCCAGGTGCCGAGGAAGCCGGCCATCTACTCCCAGGCCCAGATCGACCAGCTCGCCGCGTACGTCGCGTCGCTCGGTGCCGGCCCGATCGCGCCCACCGAGAAGCAGTACGACCCGGCCGGTGCCGACATCGCCAACGGTGGTGTGCTCTTCCGCAACAACTGCGCGCAGTGCCACAACTTCACCGGCGAGGGCGGCGCCCTGACGCTCGGCAAGTACGCCCCGAACCTGGACGGCGTCGAGCCGAAGCACATCTACGAGGCCATGCTCACCGGCCCGCAGAACATGCCCTCCTTCCCCGACAACACCATGCCGGAGAAGCAGAAGAAGGACATCATCGCGTACCTCCAGAACGTCAACGGCGAGAAGTCGACCAGCCCCGGTGGCCTCAAGCTCGGCGGCCTCGGCCCCGTCTCCGAGGGTCTGTTCGGCTGGATCTTCGGTCTGGGTGCGCTGATCGCTGTCGCCGTCTGGGTCGCGGCCCACACCGCTAAGGCCAAGAAGTCATGA
- the erpA gene encoding iron-sulfur cluster insertion protein ErpA, with product MSVQDDKTTVSDGILLSDAAAEKVRTLLEQEGRDDLALRVAVQPGGCSGLRYQLFFDERSLDGDVVKDFDGVKVVTDRMSSPYLHGASIDFVDTIEKQGFTIDNPNATGSCACGDSFS from the coding sequence ATGTCCGTACAGGACGACAAGACCACCGTGAGCGACGGCATCCTCCTGTCCGACGCCGCCGCCGAGAAGGTCAGGACCCTGCTGGAGCAGGAAGGCCGCGATGACCTGGCGCTCCGCGTCGCCGTCCAGCCCGGTGGCTGCTCCGGCCTGCGCTACCAGCTCTTCTTCGACGAGCGGTCCCTCGACGGCGACGTCGTCAAGGACTTCGACGGCGTCAAGGTCGTCACCGACCGGATGAGCTCCCCGTACCTGCACGGCGCCTCGATCGACTTCGTCGACACCATCGAGAAGCAGGGCTTCACGATCGACAACCCGAACGCCACCGGCTCCTGCGCCTGCGGCGACTCGTTCAGCTGA
- a CDS encoding cysteine desulfurase/sulfurtransferase TusA family protein produces the protein MPYFDTASAAPLHPVARQALQAALDEGWADPARLYREGRRARLLLDAAREAAADAVGCRADELVFTPSGTHAVHTGVAGALAGRRRVGGHLVVSAVEHSSVLHAADAHAAAGGTVTEVPVDRLGAVSPDGYAAALGSGTALACLQSANHEVGTVQPVAEVAEVCAAAGVPLLVDAAQSLGWGRVDGAWSLLAASAHKWGGPPGVGLLAVRKGVRFAPQGPADERESGRSPGFANLPAIVAAAASLRAVRAEAEAEAARLRVLVDRIRRRVARLVPDVEVVGDAERRLPHLVTFSCLYVDGETLLHELDRAGYSVSSGSSCTSSTLTPSHVLRAMGVLSEGNVRVSLPMGTSADEVNGFLEVLPGAVAGIREKLGAGEPASVAPVAESLELDALGLRCPQPVIELARAIGRVPVGGTVTVLSDDEVARLDIPAWCAMRGHAYLGESPRPVGTAYTVRRTA, from the coding sequence ATGCCCTACTTCGACACCGCGTCCGCTGCCCCGCTGCACCCCGTGGCCCGTCAGGCGCTGCAGGCCGCCCTCGACGAGGGCTGGGCGGATCCGGCCCGGCTGTACCGGGAGGGGCGGCGCGCCCGGCTGCTGCTGGACGCGGCGCGGGAGGCGGCGGCCGATGCCGTGGGATGCCGGGCCGACGAGCTCGTGTTCACTCCATCGGGGACGCACGCGGTTCACACGGGGGTGGCGGGAGCCCTGGCGGGGCGCCGGCGCGTCGGCGGTCATCTGGTCGTATCGGCGGTCGAACACAGTTCTGTACTGCACGCGGCGGACGCGCACGCGGCCGCCGGGGGCACGGTGACGGAGGTTCCGGTCGACCGGCTGGGCGCCGTCTCGCCCGACGGGTACGCGGCCGCCCTCGGCTCCGGCACCGCTCTGGCCTGCCTCCAGTCGGCCAACCACGAGGTGGGCACGGTCCAGCCGGTGGCGGAGGTCGCCGAGGTCTGCGCGGCCGCCGGGGTGCCGCTGCTCGTGGACGCGGCGCAGTCCCTGGGGTGGGGCCGGGTGGACGGCGCCTGGTCGCTCCTCGCGGCGAGCGCCCACAAGTGGGGCGGGCCGCCCGGGGTCGGGCTGCTCGCCGTCCGCAAGGGGGTCCGCTTCGCACCCCAAGGCCCCGCCGACGAAAGGGAGTCGGGCCGCTCCCCCGGCTTCGCCAACCTCCCCGCGATCGTCGCGGCGGCCGCCTCCCTGCGGGCGGTACGGGCCGAGGCCGAGGCGGAGGCGGCACGGCTGCGGGTGCTGGTCGACCGGATCCGGCGCCGGGTGGCCCGGCTGGTGCCGGACGTGGAGGTGGTGGGCGACGCCGAGCGCCGGCTCCCGCACCTGGTGACCTTCTCCTGCCTGTACGTGGACGGCGAGACCCTGCTCCACGAGCTGGACCGCGCCGGGTACTCGGTCTCCTCCGGGTCCTCCTGCACCAGCTCCACCCTGACCCCCAGTCACGTGCTGCGGGCGATGGGAGTGCTGTCGGAGGGAAACGTACGGGTGTCCCTGCCGATGGGGACCTCGGCGGACGAGGTCAACGGTTTCCTGGAGGTGCTGCCGGGGGCGGTGGCCGGGATCCGCGAGAAGCTGGGCGCGGGCGAACCGGCTTCCGTCGCCCCGGTGGCGGAGTCCCTGGAACTCGACGCCCTCGGCCTGCGCTGCCCGCAGCCGGTGATCGAGCTCGCCCGCGCCATCGGGCGGGTCCCGGTGGGCGGCACCGTCACCGTCCTGTCGGACGACGAGGTGGCCCGGCTGGACATCCCGGCGTGGTGCGCGATGCGGGGGCACGCCTACCTCGGCGAGTCCCCCCGTCCCGTCGGCACGGCCTACACGGTCCGCCGCACCGCCTGA
- a CDS encoding cytochrome c oxidase subunit 4, translating to MKIQGKMFLWLAAFILIMTVVYGVWSKEPVGTTALALAFGLSAMIGYYLAFTAKRVDEMAQDNLEAEVADEAGELGFFSPHSWQPLSLAVGGAFAFMGVIFGWWLMYFSAPLILIGLWGWVYEYYRGENANQ from the coding sequence GTGAAGATCCAGGGCAAGATGTTCCTCTGGCTCGCCGCCTTCATCCTGATCATGACCGTCGTGTACGGCGTCTGGTCGAAGGAGCCGGTCGGAACCACCGCTCTCGCGCTGGCCTTCGGCCTGAGCGCCATGATCGGCTACTACCTGGCCTTCACGGCCAAGCGCGTGGACGAGATGGCCCAGGACAACCTGGAGGCCGAGGTCGCCGACGAGGCGGGCGAGCTGGGGTTCTTCTCCCCGCACAGCTGGCAGCCGCTCTCGCTGGCCGTCGGCGGCGCCTTCGCCTTCATGGGCGTCATCTTCGGCTGGTGGCTGATGTACTTCTCGGCGCCGCTGATCCTGATCGGTCTGTGGGGCTGGGTGTACGAGTACTACCGCGGTGAGAACGCGAACCAGTAG
- the nadA gene encoding quinolinate synthase NadA — protein sequence MRVVTTAQPLDVQPTPLALLLLGREADPKSERGVECPGDLPSPSDPDLVARARAAKEKLGDKVFILGHHYQRDEVIEFADVTGDSFKLAKDAAAKPEAEYIVFCGVHFMAESADILTSDDQKVVLPDLAAGCSMADMATAEQVAECWDVLTEAGIAGTTVPVSYMNSSADIKAFTGKHGGTICTSSNAKKALEWAFEQGEKVLFLPDQHLGRNTAVRDMGMSLDDCVLYNPHKPNGGLTAEQLRNAKMILWRGHCSVHGRFSVDSVNDVRERIPGVNVLVHPECKHEVVAAADYVGSTEYIIKALEAAPAGSKWAIGTELNLVQRLANRFAAEDKEVVFLDKTVCFCSTMNRIDLPHLVWTLESLAEGNLVNRIQVDKETESFAKLALERMLALP from the coding sequence GTGCGTGTCGTGACCACCGCCCAGCCTTTGGACGTCCAGCCGACGCCCCTTGCCCTGCTGCTGCTCGGCCGTGAGGCCGACCCCAAGAGCGAGCGCGGGGTGGAATGCCCCGGCGACCTGCCCTCGCCGTCCGACCCGGACCTGGTGGCCCGCGCTCGCGCGGCCAAGGAGAAGCTCGGGGACAAGGTCTTCATCCTCGGCCACCACTACCAGCGCGACGAGGTCATCGAGTTCGCCGACGTCACCGGTGACTCCTTCAAGCTGGCCAAGGACGCCGCGGCCAAGCCGGAGGCCGAGTACATCGTCTTCTGCGGCGTGCACTTCATGGCCGAGTCCGCGGACATCCTGACCTCGGACGACCAGAAGGTCGTGCTGCCCGACCTGGCGGCCGGCTGCTCGATGGCCGACATGGCCACCGCCGAACAGGTCGCCGAGTGCTGGGACGTGCTGACCGAGGCCGGGATCGCCGGTACGACCGTCCCCGTCTCGTACATGAACTCCTCCGCCGACATCAAGGCCTTCACCGGCAAGCACGGCGGCACGATCTGTACGTCGTCCAACGCGAAGAAGGCCCTGGAGTGGGCCTTCGAGCAGGGCGAGAAGGTGCTCTTCCTCCCCGACCAGCACCTGGGCCGCAACACCGCCGTGCGCGACATGGGCATGTCCCTGGACGACTGCGTGCTCTACAACCCGCACAAGCCGAACGGCGGCCTGACGGCCGAGCAGCTGCGGAACGCGAAGATGATCCTGTGGCGCGGCCACTGCTCGGTGCACGGCCGGTTCTCGGTCGACTCGGTCAACGACGTGCGCGAGCGGATCCCGGGCGTGAACGTGCTGGTCCACCCCGAGTGCAAGCACGAGGTCGTGGCGGCCGCGGACTACGTCGGCTCGACGGAGTACATCATCAAGGCGCTGGAGGCGGCCCCGGCCGGCTCCAAGTGGGCCATCGGCACCGAGCTGAACCTGGTCCAGCGGCTGGCGAATCGTTTCGCGGCGGAGGACAAGGAGGTCGTCTTCCTCGACAAGACGGTCTGCTTCTGCTCGACGATGAACCGCATCGACCTCCCGCACCTGGTGTGGACCCTGGAGTCCCTGGCCGAGGGCAACCTGGTCAACCGGATCCAGGTCGACAAGGAGACGGAGAGCTTCGCGAAGCTCGCGCTGGAGCGGATGCTGGCGCTGCCGTAA
- the coxB gene encoding cytochrome c oxidase subunit II has product MSPYGSDRSPRRPMRRKLLQALTAGVVLATATGCSYNWQDFPRLGMPYPVTEEAPRILSLWQGSWAAALITGILVWGLIIWSIIFHRRSRTKIEVPAQTRYNMPIEALYTVVPLIIVSVLFYFTARDESKLLALTKPAHTINVVGFQWSWGFNYVENVDGDAATPKAGEVPKEIATIPDRFTKDFPKGAEGVYEKGVPGDRNPETNNPGPTLYLPKGEKVRFILSSNDVIHSFWVVPFLFKQDVIPGHTNVFEVTPSQEGIFMGKCAELCGVDHSRMLFNVKVVSPEEYRAHLKLLAEKGQTGFLPAGIKQTDPARNAEVNKL; this is encoded by the coding sequence GTGAGTCCCTACGGCTCCGACCGCTCGCCGCGGCGCCCGATGCGGCGGAAGCTGCTGCAGGCGCTGACTGCGGGCGTGGTCCTGGCGACCGCCACTGGTTGCTCGTACAACTGGCAAGACTTCCCCCGCCTCGGAATGCCCTATCCGGTCACGGAGGAGGCGCCTCGCATCCTGTCCCTGTGGCAGGGGTCGTGGGCAGCTGCTCTCATCACGGGCATCCTGGTGTGGGGCCTGATCATCTGGAGCATCATCTTCCACCGGCGCAGCCGGACGAAGATCGAGGTCCCCGCGCAGACCCGGTACAACATGCCCATCGAGGCGCTGTACACCGTGGTCCCGCTCATCATCGTCTCGGTGCTCTTCTACTTCACCGCGCGTGACGAGTCGAAGCTGCTCGCCCTCACCAAGCCGGCCCACACGATCAACGTGGTCGGCTTCCAGTGGAGCTGGGGCTTCAACTACGTCGAGAACGTCGACGGCGATGCGGCCACCCCGAAGGCGGGCGAGGTCCCCAAGGAGATCGCCACCATTCCGGACCGCTTCACCAAGGACTTCCCCAAGGGCGCCGAAGGCGTCTACGAGAAGGGCGTCCCCGGCGACCGGAACCCGGAGACCAACAACCCGGGACCGACCCTCTACCTCCCCAAGGGCGAGAAGGTCCGCTTCATCCTGTCGTCGAACGACGTCATCCACTCCTTCTGGGTGGTGCCCTTCCTGTTCAAGCAGGACGTCATCCCCGGCCACACCAACGTCTTCGAGGTGACCCCTTCGCAGGAGGGCATCTTCATGGGCAAGTGCGCCGAGCTCTGCGGTGTCGACCACTCCCGGATGCTCTTCAACGTGAAGGTCGTCTCGCCGGAGGAGTACCGGGCGCACCTGAAGCTGCTGGCGGAGAAGGGGCAGACCGGCTTCCTCCCGGCCGGCATCAAGCAGACTGACCCGGCCCGGAATGCGGAAGTGAACAAACTGTGA
- a CDS encoding heme-copper oxidase subunit III, translated as MSVVATATTVDTGHAHPTVNRPNLVSVGTIIWLSSELMFFAALFAMYFTLRSVTGAEYWTEQASALNLPFSATNTTILVLSSLTCQLGVFAAERGDVKKLRTWFIITFVMGAIFIGGQVFEYTELVKHEGLSLSSGPYGSVFYLTTGFHGLHVTGGLIAFLLVLGRTYAAKRFTHEQATSAIVVSYYWHFVDVVWIGLFATIYLIK; from the coding sequence ATGTCGGTCGTGGCGACAGCAACGACAGTAGATACCGGGCACGCGCACCCGACGGTCAACCGGCCGAACCTCGTCAGCGTCGGAACCATCATCTGGTTGAGTTCCGAGCTGATGTTCTTCGCGGCCCTCTTCGCGATGTACTTCACCCTGCGATCCGTGACAGGCGCCGAGTACTGGACAGAACAGGCCTCGGCCTTGAATCTGCCCTTCTCGGCGACGAACACAACGATCCTGGTGCTCTCCTCGCTCACCTGCCAGCTCGGCGTATTCGCCGCCGAGCGCGGTGACGTGAAGAAGCTCCGGACGTGGTTCATCATCACGTTCGTCATGGGTGCGATCTTCATTGGCGGCCAGGTGTTCGAGTACACCGAGCTGGTCAAGCACGAGGGCTTGTCTCTCTCGTCAGGCCCGTACGGCTCGGTCTTCTACCTGACCACCGGCTTCCACGGTCTGCACGTGACGGGCGGTCTCATCGCCTTCCTGCTGGTCCTCGGCCGGACGTACGCGGCCAAGAGGTTCACCCACGAACAGGCCACGTCGGCCATCGTCGTGTCCTACTACTGGCACTTCGTCGATGTCGTCTGGATCGGCCTCTTCGCCACGATCTACCTGATCAAGTAG
- a CDS encoding carbohydrate kinase family protein — protein MRIAVTGSIATDHLMTFPGRFADQFVADQLHTVSLSFLVDNLDVRRGGVGPNICFGMGQLGSRPILVGAAGSDFDEYRAWLDRHGVDTESVRISEVLHTARFVCTTDSDHNQIGSFYTGAMSEARQIELKAVADRVGGLDLVLIGADDPEAMLRHTEECRTRGIPFAADFSQQIARMDGENIRTLMEGATYLFSNEYEKGLIESKSGWTDAEILAKVGTRVTTLGAQGVRIERAGQEPVVVGCPEETAKVDPTGVGDAFRAGFLTGLGWGVGLERAAQLGCMLATLVIETLGTQEYTLARAHFMERFTKAYGEAAAAEVRAHLPA, from the coding sequence GTGCGCATCGCAGTCACCGGCTCCATCGCCACCGACCACCTCATGACCTTCCCGGGCCGCTTCGCCGACCAGTTCGTCGCCGACCAGCTCCACACGGTCTCCCTCTCCTTCCTCGTCGACAACCTCGACGTACGGCGGGGCGGTGTCGGCCCGAACATCTGCTTCGGCATGGGGCAGCTGGGAAGCCGCCCGATCCTGGTCGGCGCCGCCGGCTCGGACTTCGACGAGTACCGCGCCTGGCTGGACCGCCACGGGGTCGACACCGAGTCGGTGCGGATCTCCGAGGTGCTGCACACCGCGCGCTTCGTCTGCACCACGGACTCCGACCACAACCAGATCGGCTCCTTCTACACGGGCGCGATGAGCGAGGCCCGCCAGATCGAGCTGAAGGCCGTCGCCGACCGGGTGGGCGGGCTGGACCTCGTCCTCATCGGCGCCGACGACCCCGAGGCGATGCTCCGCCACACGGAGGAGTGCCGGACGCGGGGGATCCCCTTCGCCGCCGACTTCTCGCAGCAGATCGCGCGGATGGACGGCGAGAACATCCGCACCCTGATGGAGGGTGCGACGTACCTCTTCTCGAACGAGTACGAGAAGGGGCTCATCGAGTCGAAGTCCGGCTGGACCGACGCGGAGATCCTCGCCAAGGTCGGCACCCGCGTCACCACGCTGGGCGCGCAGGGCGTTCGGATCGAGCGGGCCGGGCAGGAGCCGGTCGTCGTCGGCTGCCCGGAGGAGACCGCGAAGGTCGACCCCACCGGTGTCGGCGACGCGTTCCGCGCGGGGTTCCTGACGGGGCTCGGCTGGGGCGTCGGGCTGGAGCGGGCGGCGCAGCTGGGCTGCATGCTCGCGACGCTGGTCATCGAGACCCTCGGCACCCAGGAGTACACGCTGGCGCGCGCGCACTTCATGGAGCGCTTCACGAAGGCCTACGGCGAAGCGGCGGCCGCGGAGGTCCGCGCCCACCTTCCCGCCTGA
- the ctaD gene encoding cytochrome c oxidase subunit I has translation MSILNESQGAAADSYENELPVRRKQPGNVVVKWLTTTDHKTIGTMYLVTSFVFFIIGGIMALFMRAELARPGTQIMSNEQFNQAFTMHGTIMLLMFATPLFAGFANWIMPLQIGAPDVAFPRLNMFAYWLYLFGSSIAVAGFVTPSGAADFGWFAYSPLSDAVRSPGIGADMWIMGLAFSGFGTILGSVNFITTIICMRAPGMTMFRMPIFTWNVLLTGVLVLLAFPVLAAALFALEADRKFGAHVFDAANGGALLWQHLFWFFGHPEVYIIALPFFGIISEVIPVFSRKPMFGYIGLIAATISIAGLSVTVWAHHMYVTGGVLLPFFSFMTFLIAVPTGVKFFNWIGTMWKGSLSFETPMLWAIGFLITFTFGGLTGVILASPPMDFHVSDSYFVVAHFHYVIFGTVVFAMFSGFHFWWPKFTGKMLDERLGKITFWTLFVGFHGTFLVQHWLGVEGMPRRYADYLAADGFTTLNTISTISSFLLGLSMLPFMYNVWKTAKYGKKIEVDDPWGYGRSLEWATSCPPPRHNFLTLPRIRSESPAFDLHHPEIAALDHLEDHSTGTKAVTGGKEAGK, from the coding sequence GTGAGCATCCTCAACGAATCCCAGGGTGCCGCCGCCGACTCGTATGAGAACGAGCTGCCGGTGCGGCGCAAGCAGCCGGGCAACGTGGTCGTGAAGTGGCTGACCACGACCGACCACAAGACCATCGGCACGATGTACCTGGTCACGTCGTTCGTGTTCTTCATCATCGGCGGGATCATGGCGCTGTTCATGCGCGCCGAGCTGGCCCGTCCGGGCACGCAGATCATGTCGAACGAACAGTTCAACCAGGCCTTCACCATGCATGGCACGATCATGCTGCTGATGTTCGCCACCCCGCTGTTCGCCGGCTTCGCGAACTGGATCATGCCGCTGCAGATCGGCGCGCCCGACGTGGCGTTCCCGCGGCTGAACATGTTCGCGTACTGGCTGTACCTCTTCGGCTCGTCCATCGCGGTGGCCGGCTTCGTCACCCCCTCGGGTGCGGCCGACTTCGGCTGGTTCGCCTACTCCCCGCTGTCGGACGCCGTCCGCTCGCCGGGCATCGGCGCCGACATGTGGATCATGGGTCTGGCCTTCTCCGGCTTCGGCACGATCCTCGGCTCGGTCAACTTCATCACCACGATCATCTGCATGCGCGCTCCCGGCATGACGATGTTCCGCATGCCGATCTTCACCTGGAACGTGCTGCTGACCGGTGTCCTGGTCCTGCTCGCCTTCCCGGTGCTGGCCGCCGCGCTGTTCGCGCTGGAGGCCGACCGCAAGTTCGGTGCGCACGTGTTCGACGCGGCCAACGGCGGCGCCTTGCTGTGGCAACACCTCTTCTGGTTCTTCGGGCACCCAGAGGTGTACATCATCGCGCTACCGTTCTTCGGGATCATTTCCGAGGTCATCCCGGTCTTCTCCCGCAAGCCGATGTTCGGTTACATCGGTCTGATCGCGGCGACGATCTCGATCGCCGGCCTCTCGGTGACCGTGTGGGCCCACCACATGTACGTGACCGGCGGCGTGCTCCTTCCGTTCTTCTCGTTCATGACCTTCCTGATCGCGGTACCGACCGGTGTGAAGTTCTTCAACTGGATCGGCACCATGTGGAAGGGCTCGCTGTCCTTCGAGACCCCGATGCTCTGGGCCATCGGCTTCCTGATCACCTTCACGTTCGGTGGTCTGACCGGTGTCATCCTGGCCTCGCCCCCGATGGACTTCCACGTCTCCGACTCGTACTTCGTCGTCGCGCACTTCCACTACGTCATCTTCGGCACCGTGGTCTTCGCGATGTTCTCCGGCTTCCACTTCTGGTGGCCGAAGTTCACGGGCAAGATGCTGGACGAGCGCCTCGGCAAGATCACCTTCTGGACGCTGTTCGTCGGCTTCCACGGCACCTTCCTGGTCCAGCACTGGCTGGGTGTCGAGGGCATGCCGCGTCGTTACGCGGACTACCTCGCCGCCGACGGCTTCACGACGCTGAACACGATCTCCACGATCAGCTCGTTCCTGCTCGGCCTGTCGATGCTGCCCTTCATGTACAACGTCTGGAAGACGGCGAAGTACGGGAAGAAGATCGAGGTCGACGACCCGTGGGGCTACGGCCGTTCGCTGGAGTGGGCGACCTCCTGCCCGCCGCCGCGGCACAACTTCCTCACCCTGCCGCGGATCCGTTCCGAATCCCCGGCGTTCGACCTGCACCACCCGGAGATCGCGGCCCTCGACCACCTCGAGGACCACAGCACCGGCACCAAGGCCGTCACCGGTGGCAAGGAGGCCGGCAAGTGA